Proteins from a genomic interval of Diceros bicornis minor isolate mBicDic1 chromosome 34, mDicBic1.mat.cur, whole genome shotgun sequence:
- the CEBPG gene encoding CCAAT/enhancer-binding protein gamma: MSKIAQQSSTPGVNGISVIHTQAHASGLQQVPQLVPAGPGGGGKAAPPSKQSKKSSPMDRNSDEYRQRRERNNMAVKKSRLKSKQKAQDTLQRVNQLKEENERLEAKIKLLTKELSVLKDLFLEHAHNLADNVQPSSTENTTTNSDSAGQ; this comes from the coding sequence ATGAGCAAGATAGCGCAGCAGAGCAGTACTCCAGGAGTGAACGGGATAAGTGTTATTCATACTCAGGCTCATGCCAGCGGCCTACAGCAGGTTCCTCAGCTGGTGCCTGCTGGCCCTGGGGGAGGAGGCAAAGCTGCGCCTCCAAGCAAGCAAAGCAAAAAGAGTTCGCCCATGGATCGAAACAGTGATGAGTACCGTCAACGCAGAGAGAGGAACAACATGGCTGTGAAAAAGAGCCGGTTGAAAAGCAAGCAGAAAGCACAGGATACACTGCAGAGAGTGAATCAGCTCAAAGAAGAGAATGAACGGTTGGAAGCAAAAATTAAATTGCTGACTAAGGAATTAAGTGTACTGAAAGATTTGTTTCTCGAGCATGCACACAACCTTGCAGATAATGTGCAACCCAGTAGCACTGAAAATACGACGACAAATTCTGATAGTGCAGGACAGTAG